Proteins encoded in a region of the Rutidosis leptorrhynchoides isolate AG116_Rl617_1_P2 chromosome 9, CSIRO_AGI_Rlap_v1, whole genome shotgun sequence genome:
- the LOC139866809 gene encoding NAC domain-containing protein 7-like — protein MNTFSHVPPGFRFHPTDEELVDYYLRKKINSRRIDLDVIRDVDLYKIEPWDLIELCRLGTEEQNEWYFFSHKDKKYPTGTRTNRATSAGFWKATGRDKAIYSKNELVGMRKTLVFYRGRAPNGQKSDWIMHEYRLESDENATTTQEEGWVVCRVFKKRLPTMRRAHEHESPNWYDDRASFMPEIDSPNHCNSQSPLVNHGYQYPYGSCKKELDQLKNYQITPDHFLQLPLLESPKLLPTCNSSMPIYGININQGGNINYQSSSLTQEQRNNNIIHQISDQDQNVNNHVTDWRVLDKFVASQLLSQGDILTKENHYPNIEENSPIFQSHDDNEQSNSELGRDLNMQEHEISTILHEDASNNISSSHIDMWK, from the exons ATGAACACTTTTTCACATGTACCTCCTGGATTTCGATTCCACCCCACAGATGAAGAACTTGTTGATTATTACCTTCGAAAAAAGATCAACTCAAGAAGAATTGACCTAGATGTCATTAGAGATGTTGATCTTTACAAAATCGAGCCATGGGATCTTATAG AATTATGTAGGTTGGGTACCGAAGAACAAAACGAATGGTACTTCTTTAGTCATAAAGATAAGAAATATCCAACTGGCACTCGAACGAACAGAGCTACATCAGCCGGATTTTGGAAGGCTACCGGAAGGGATAAGGCAATTTACTCCAAGAATGAATTAGTTGGGATGAGAAAGACATTGGTCTTTTATAGAGGTAGGGCTCCTAATGGACAAAAATCTGATTGGATAATGCACGAATATCGACTTGAATCAGACGAAAATGCAACCACAACTCAA GAAGAAGGGTGGGTGGTATGTAGGGTGTTCAAGAAAAGACTACCTACAATGAGAAGAGCACATGAGCATGAATCGCCAAATTGGTACGATGATAGAGCCTCATTCATGCCAGAAATTGATTCACCAAACCATTGCAACTCTCAATCTCCCTTGGTTAACCATGGCTATCAGTATCCTTATGGTTCCTGCAAGAAAGAGCTAGACCAGCTGAAAAATTACCAGATTACCCCTGATCATTTCCTGCAACTGCCACTTTTAGAGAGTCCAAAACTGCTTCCTACATGTAATTCTTCCATGCCCATTTATGGTATTAACATAAACCAAGGTGGGAATATCAACTATCAATCATCTTCACTCACACAAGAACAAAGAAACAACAATATTATTCATCAAATTAGTGATCAAGATCAAAATGTCAATAATCATGTGACAGATTGGCGAGTTCTTGACAAGTTTGTCGCATCACAATTACTTAGCCAAGGTGATATTTTAACTAAAGAAAATCATTACCCAAATATTGAAGAAAACAGTCCCATATTCCAGTCACACGATGATAATGAACAATCAAATTCTGAGCTTGGTAGAGATTTGAACATGCAAGAACACGAAATATCGACAATATTGCATGAAGATGCCTCAAATAATATCTCCAGCAGTCACATTGATATGTGGAAATAA